The following coding sequences lie in one Capsicum annuum cultivar UCD-10X-F1 chromosome 5, UCD10Xv1.1, whole genome shotgun sequence genomic window:
- the LOC107853890 gene encoding pseudouridine-5'-phosphate glycosidase isoform X1 — MASANSRLSILTRHLTSASATSSSKAGSHGQNLGWIKMSPEVSGALKCGSPIVALESTIISHGMPYPQNFETAKELEVIVKENGAVPATIAILDGVPCIGLTTEELETLARLGSKARKTASRDIAIVMAGRENGATTVSATMYLASKVGIPVFVTGGIGGVHRHGENTMDISSDLTELGNTPVAVISAGIKSILDIPRTLEYLETQRVTVAAYKTDEFPAFFTQTSGCKAPARVESPEHCARVIDATIRLERKSGILIAVPIPREHAASGSLIELAIQQALQEAREKKIIGNAETPFLLARVNELTGGASLASNIALVKNNASVGAKIAVSLAQLQKHRR; from the exons ATGGCTTCGGCTAATTCTAGACTATCAATCCTTACGCGACACTTGACTTCAGCATCAGCAACTTCTTCCTCTAAG GCCGGATCTCATGGTCAAAATTTGGGGTGGATTAAGATGTCTCCGGAGGTTTCAGGAGCACTAAAATGTGGTAGCCCGATTGTTGCATTAGAATCCACCATAATATCTCATG GAATGCCGTATCCCCAGAATTTCGAGACAGCGAAAGAGTTGGAGGTCATTGTGAAGGAGAATGGAGCTGTACCTGCCACTATCGCTATTCTGGATGGTGTACCATGCATAG GCTTGACTACAGAAGAACTAGAGACTCTAGCTCGTCTTGGTAGCAAAGCTCGGAAAACTGCTAGTAGAGATATTGCAATTGTT ATGGCAGGCAGGGAGAATGGGGCAACTACTGTCTCTGCAACAATGTATCTTGCTTCGAAG GTTGGTATTCCAGTATTTGTCACTGGTGGTATTGGAGGAGTGCATAGACATGGAGAGAACA CAATGGATATTTCTTCTGATCTTACTGAGCTTGGAAATACTCCTGTGGCTGTGATTTCTGCTGGTATAAAATCGATACTAGATATTCCTCGAACACTTGAATATTTG GAAACTCAAAGAGTTACTGTTGCAGCTTATAAAACCGATGAGTTCCCTGCTTTCTTCACACAAACCAGTGGCTGCAAG GCACCTGCTCGAGTAGAATCACCAGAACATTGCGCTCGAGTTATTG ATGCAACCATAAGACTTGAGCGGAAGAGTGGAATCTTGATAGCAGTCCCCATTCCAAGGGAGCATGCTGCTTCTGGAAGTTTGATTGAGTTGGCAATACAACAAGCTCTCCAAGAAGCACG AGAGAAGAAGATTATTGGCAATGCTGAAACTCCATTCTTGCTTGCAAGGGTCAATGAACTTACTGGTGGAGCATCTCTGGCTTCAA ACATTGCCCTTGTGAAAAATAATGCCAGTGTCGGTGCTAAAATTGCTGTTTCGCTTGCCCAGCTTCAAAAACATAGGCGATAA
- the LOC107853890 gene encoding pseudouridine-5'-phosphate glycosidase isoform X2 has product MPYPQNFETAKELEVIVKENGAVPATIAILDGVPCIGLTTEELETLARLGSKARKTASRDIAIVMAGRENGATTVSATMYLASKVGIPVFVTGGIGGVHRHGENTMDISSDLTELGNTPVAVISAGIKSILDIPRTLEYLETQRVTVAAYKTDEFPAFFTQTSGCKAPARVESPEHCARVIDATIRLERKSGILIAVPIPREHAASGSLIELAIQQALQEAREKKIIGNAETPFLLARVNELTGGASLASNIALVKNNASVGAKIAVSLAQLQKHRR; this is encoded by the exons ATGCCGTATCCCCAGAATTTCGAGACAGCGAAAGAGTTGGAGGTCATTGTGAAGGAGAATGGAGCTGTACCTGCCACTATCGCTATTCTGGATGGTGTACCATGCATAG GCTTGACTACAGAAGAACTAGAGACTCTAGCTCGTCTTGGTAGCAAAGCTCGGAAAACTGCTAGTAGAGATATTGCAATTGTT ATGGCAGGCAGGGAGAATGGGGCAACTACTGTCTCTGCAACAATGTATCTTGCTTCGAAG GTTGGTATTCCAGTATTTGTCACTGGTGGTATTGGAGGAGTGCATAGACATGGAGAGAACA CAATGGATATTTCTTCTGATCTTACTGAGCTTGGAAATACTCCTGTGGCTGTGATTTCTGCTGGTATAAAATCGATACTAGATATTCCTCGAACACTTGAATATTTG GAAACTCAAAGAGTTACTGTTGCAGCTTATAAAACCGATGAGTTCCCTGCTTTCTTCACACAAACCAGTGGCTGCAAG GCACCTGCTCGAGTAGAATCACCAGAACATTGCGCTCGAGTTATTG ATGCAACCATAAGACTTGAGCGGAAGAGTGGAATCTTGATAGCAGTCCCCATTCCAAGGGAGCATGCTGCTTCTGGAAGTTTGATTGAGTTGGCAATACAACAAGCTCTCCAAGAAGCACG AGAGAAGAAGATTATTGGCAATGCTGAAACTCCATTCTTGCTTGCAAGGGTCAATGAACTTACTGGTGGAGCATCTCTGGCTTCAA ACATTGCCCTTGTGAAAAATAATGCCAGTGTCGGTGCTAAAATTGCTGTTTCGCTTGCCCAGCTTCAAAAACATAGGCGATAA
- the LOC107853868 gene encoding peamaclein — protein MMKLSFATLLLVTLVLTSFFIPAIIADSDFCDSKCNVRCSKASAHDRCLKYCGICCAECNCVPSGTFGNKDECPCYRDKKNSKGGPKCP, from the exons ATGATGAAGCTAAGTTTTGCAACCCTCCTTCTAGTGACACTTGTTCTTACTTCTTTCTTTATTCCAGCTATTATCGCTGATTCAG ATTTCTGTGATTCAAAGTGCAATGTTAGGTGTTCAAAGGCGTCAGCACATGATAGATGCTTGAAGTATTGTGGGATATGTTGTGCTGAGTGTAATTGTGTTCCTTCTGGAACTTTTGGGAACAAAGATGAGTGCCCTTGCTACAGAGACAAGAAGAACTCTAAGGGAGGCCCTAAATGTCCTTGA